The region CGGTTGGTGGTATGGCTGAACACGTAAGTGCGCAATCCACCCAGTAATGCTTCGAACACGGAGATGGTAATCAGGCCGAACGCCAATACATCCAGAGTCGACATTGATTTGTGCACCAGCACTTTATCAATCACGACCTGCATAAATAACGGCGAAACCAAACCGAATAGTTGCAGGAAAAACGAGCCAGCCAACACTTCCAGAAATTGTTTGCGATATTTGACAATCGACGGAATGAACCACGACATATCAAACTTGCCGCCGCCTTGTGCCAGGATGGCGCGGGAAGTAATCAGGATTAAACGACCGGACCAGATTTGTTCAAACTCGGCCAAGGTGAGTTGAAAGGTGCGCTGTTGCACTTCATCGTGCAGCAAGACGTTGTCGTTCGCACACTTGGCCACGACCAGAAAGCGTCCGTCCCGAAGTTCGGCGATAGCGGGAAGCGGCGTCTGCGCAATGCGGCTGATGTGGCTGGTGGTAGAGCGGGCCTTGAGCGCGACCTGCCGGGCCAGACGCACCAACGTCAAGGCATCGATAGGCCGGGACAGCCCTGACAGGTGTTTGAGGCGGTCGGCGCTGATGGCGACGCCGGACAACTGGGCAATGACGACGAGTGATGCAATACCACTGTCTTCACTTCCATTGTGTTGTGGCGTTTCGGGCGAAACGCTGGTCCTTGCGTTAGGGTCAGGCATAGCAACTCAACGGCATTAACGAATGATGAAAGCGCGTCGTGCTTACATCAAGCGCGTCGAACCAATCTTAAGCGGGCGAATACATTTAAAAAGCGTTGCCACTAAACGAGCGACTTGTCAGACATCAAGAACTTGATACTTGCCCAAACAAAATACCAAAGTGCCATTATAGGCTAGCATCTATTACCGCCGCCAAAAAGCGTTGTTTTCTGGCCAGAAATGCTAGGTTGCAGCCATTGCAGCCAATAATTTCAGCATCTAAATTGTATCAAAAATCAAACAATAAATTGACTCAGATAATTTGTAGATCACCCTATAGACCATACAAATCAATGATTTGGCCGATCGCCGACTTAACCTCAAACTGCATAGTCGTGTAACAACAACTGTACAATTAGAGGGTAAGATCCTACTTACTACACAAATAACAACACCTCTCAGGCAAGAAAAACGTCAATCTCTCTCCGATCCAACCCCATCAACTTCAACTCCGTTCAGCGTTCGTTCAACATGTCACCGGACCTCCCCCGGATCATGGCGAGCCGTTTCTCGGCAGGCTTGATCCAGCCTTTGCTTGACGACTGCTTCGCAATCACAAATCGCCGTTGATGTCGTTGAGGACGTCGACCGGTGCGGCTTGGCGAGTATCCAATTCCGGCCGCTCTTTTTTACTTCGGTGTTGACACTTCTTTGGCGTAGGCCTGACAGGCCGCCAGCGCGATCAGTCCTTGATCGCCGGCATCAGTGATGCCGATAATTCGTTGAGCATGCGCTGGGTCAAGTTGGGCTCTTGTGGGGCCATGAACCACGCCGCCGGTGGCGGTGGTGGCTGACACTGAGTCATTGCCGGCGACAGCGGTGGCGTCGAGTAGGACTGACAGGCGCAGATCAGCAGTGGCAAGGCGGTCGCGCAGGCGACCTTGATCACGTTGGGCATCGCTCAAGACTCGGTAATGGTTTTGTTCACTGGCAGAAAGCCGTTGCTCCAGCGCCAGGCGTTTGTCTTGCTCAGCTTGTTGCTGGGCGGCGGCCGCTAGCGTTTGTTGAGTGAGGGCTTCCGCCTGCAGGCGCGCTTGTTGTTCAAGCTGCAAGCCGTAGCGCCAGTCCTGGATCTGCCAGGCGAGCGCGGCAGATCCACCGGCCAACGCGGCCAGCAGCACACCATTGGCCAGCAACCGATACGGCGCAGGAATCAGGTCGACGAGACGCATAGCACTGCCCTCGCCCGGCCCCACAACTCCAGTCGATCCGCCAGACCGTTGAGGCCGCCGTTAATCTTGCGGGTGATCGCCTCGAACTCGTCCCGATCCGCCAGCGCGTTCAGCTCGCGAACCCACCAGAACCACGCGGCCGACTCGGCAGCCCATTGCGGTAGCTCGAGCAGCTCAGGGGTGCGCAGCAAGCGCTCGTCGCCGAACAAGGCCAGGCTGCAGCGCAGGTAGTTGTTGCGGCCGGTCACCTGGATCAGACCACGACCGCGATAACGCTGACCATCGCCGTCCGGCTCCGGGGTGTTGCCCAGTTTCTGAGCCAGGTTGCCGGTGTCGTATTTGCTCAGGTACTGATCGCCGCCCAGCTCGCGGACGTACTGCAGCTGACCCGACTCGTGACCGAGCTGCGCCAGGAACGCAGCCTGACGTTTCGGTGTGTTGATCTGCCGATGGGCCATCGCCGTGTTCAGGGCAGATACAAAAACGCCCGCTTGGCGGCGGGCGTTTGGCATGATGCGTTGCAACTGTTGTTCCGTGACGGACATAAAAAACTCCAGACATAAAAAAACCGCACTCAGGCGGCGATGGGATGGGCTACAACCTCTCGATGCTCACGACCTTGAGCGGCTTCGTTTCTTTCTTTTTCTTACCTTTGGATTTGCCTTTCTTGCCGGCATTGCACTCGACCGTGGTCGACCAGCCGGACTGGGTGAACACCTGCTCGACCGAATCCGCCAGGTACTCGCCATCAAGGCCGACTTTGAAGCCCTGGGCATTGATCGGTCGCTCGGCGAAGATGTCTGTCCGGCCGGGCATCTCAAGACGCACGTCCGCAGTCGAGCGATTGAACGCCGTCAAGCGGGCTTTGGCAGCCGCCTCGGCGGCGGACTTGTTCGGATAGATGTGCCGGTCTGTATGCACGGCCGGCAGACCATCCGGCGCGTCGTCGTTGTTGATGGTGACTACCGCGAGCTTGCCGTTCTTCTTGTCCTGGTGTTTGGTGGACACTGCCTTGTGCGAGTTGCGATCCCCGAGGCTGAACTGCCAACGACTGAGGTCACTACGGGTCAGGGTGATCGCGCCGAACGTCTTGCCGCTGGCGGTCTGGCCACCTTGACGCGGCATCACCAACAGCTTGCCGTCAGCGACCTTGGCCGTGCAGTCGTACTGCTTGGCCAGGCGCGTGATGAAATTAAAATCGGACTCATTGAGCTGGTCCACCCGGGCGACCTTTGTCGCCACCGGACACACCGGCTGCCAGCCATTGCGCGCCGCGATGTCGGCCACGATCTTCGACAGCGGCACGTCCTCCCAGCTTCCGCTACGGATGGTCTTGCCGCTGCCGCGCATGTCGCTGGCCTTGCCCTTGATCACAATCGTGTCCGGCGGACCCGACACCTCGACCGTGTCCACTGCGTAACGCCCCAGACGCGCCAGTGACGTTTCGGCATAGCCCAGGTAAATCTCGATAGAACTGCCACGCCGAGGCAACTGCACCTGGCCGTCACGGTCATCAATGCGCAACTCAAATTCGTCGGACTCCATGCCCGGCTTGTCAGAGGTGCGCAGCAACAGCAGCCGATCATTGATCAGCGCCGTGATATCGGCGCCATCGGCCACGATTCGAAATATGGGGGTCATGGATTTTGTCCAAAAGAAACCCGCACAAGGCGGGTCAAAAAAAGTGTTGTTACGCGTAACGCAACGGGGTGCCGGCACCGGCCGAGGTCAATCCCACAAGCTGATCCCCTCCTCGGTCGGAGTGGACAGATCTGGCAGCACGATCACCACGCCCGCGCGGTAGGGCTGGGGCTCATCCGCCAGCCCTTGATTGGCATCAAGCACCGCCTCAGTGCTGCCGTTCAGATGGCCATAAACGTTATGGCAAATGACGTCGAGCATGTCGCCGTCAGACGTTCTGCATGTCGTCGCCATAGCGTGCAAACTCCAGAGTGAACCCTTGTTTACGGGGAATCCCGCCGTGCAACAGCGCGCCCTGTTCCTCGTTGATGTTCTTCAAGCACCAGGTCCCCATCACCTCGCCATAGCCCGTGATCAGGGTCAGCGGCTGGACGGCCTGATCAAGCTCGGCCTCTTGGATGACGCCAAGTACGCCGAGCTATTTCCGGGATCGACTGTTTCACTCGGTGGCGTGCCGTCCTTTCACGAGTACGCGCAGTTATGGCTGGATGGCCGGGTTATCACCGACGGCACTCGCAACAACTATAAAGGCGCGCTGAACCTGTATTGGATTCCACCGCTTGCCCTGGTGCGAATCGATCTGATCACCACCACTCTCCTGCGCCGCATCATTGCGGCCACGGAGTGGACGTCTCCGGGTGTTCGGCGCAACGCCATAGTAAAGCTCTCGACCATCCTAGAATCGGCCGTCACTGAAGAGCTGATCAAAAGAACCCGGCGAAGATCATCGACCTCCCGAAGCGGGCGCGTAAGGAGATCAACCCGTTCTCGCTGGACGAGGCGAACCGGATCATCGCCCACCTGTACCAGACTACTCACTGGCCCAGCGGGATCTACGCCGCGTTCATTGAGTTCGCGTTCTTCACCGGACTCCGGCTCTCGGAGGTGGCGGCACTGCGCTGGGATGCCGTTGACCTGGTCAAGCGCCAGGTTCATGTCTGCCGCACCGTGGCGTTGGGTGTAGTCGAAGAGCGCACCAAAACCGGCAAGGATCGCTATGTGCTGCTCAATGAGCGGGCACTGCACGCACTGGAGTACGCCCGTCAGTACACCGAACGTCGCAAAAAAGGCGTCGGCAAGATCAAGGAAACGCCCTACGTATTCCCGCCATCGAAGAACAGCGAGTACATCAAACAGACGTCCGACCTGCATAAGCAGTGGGGACCAGCCCTGAAGGCTTTGGCGATGTCTTATCGGCCACCGTACAACTGCCGTCATACTTATGCGACAATATGCTTAATGTCCAACATGAACCCCGCCTTCATCGCTCAGCAACTTGGCCACAGCGTCCAAATGTTGCTGACGACGTATGCGCGTTGGCTCAACTCAAGCTCAGACTGGGCGGAGCTGGAAAAGCTCCAGATTGGTATCAAATCGGTATCAGGCAAAAACGACCAGCTCTAACCCATTGATAGGTAAGGTAATTGATTTCCACAGCTAACATCACGATGCAGTTCGGCGCCAAGCCGTTATTCGAGAACGTTTCGGTTAAATTCGCAGCGGGTAACCGCTACGGCCTGATCGGCGCCAACGGTTGCGGCAAGTCGACCTTCATGAAAATCCTCGGTAACGATCTCGAGCCGTCCGGCGGCCAGGTCATGCTCGAGCCGAACGTGCGTCTGGGTAAATTGCGCCAGGACCAGTTCGCCTACGAAGAATTCACCGTTATCGACACCGTGATCATGGGTCACGAAGAGTTGTGGAAGGTCAAGGCCGAGCGCGATCGCATCTACTCGCTGCCGGAAATGACCGAAGCAGACGGCATGGC is a window of Pseudomonas sp. 10S4 DNA encoding:
- a CDS encoding glycoside hydrolase family 19 protein; translated protein: MSVTEQQLQRIMPNARRQAGVFVSALNTAMAHRQINTPKRQAAFLAQLGHESGQLQYVRELGGDQYLSKYDTGNLAQKLGNTPEPDGDGQRYRGRGLIQVTGRNNYLRCSLALFGDERLLRTPELLELPQWAAESAAWFWWVRELNALADRDEFEAITRKINGGLNGLADRLELWGRARAVLCVSST
- a CDS encoding lysis protein, with amino-acid sequence MRLVDLIPAPYRLLANGVLLAALAGGSAALAWQIQDWRYGLQLEQQARLQAEALTQQTLAAAAQQQAEQDKRLALEQRLSASEQNHYRVLSDAQRDQGRLRDRLATADLRLSVLLDATAVAGNDSVSATTATGGVVHGPTRAQLDPAHAQRIIGITDAGDQGLIALAACQAYAKEVSTPK
- a CDS encoding phage late control D family protein, with amino-acid sequence MTPIFRIVADGADITALINDRLLLLRTSDKPGMESDEFELRIDDRDGQVQLPRRGSSIEIYLGYAETSLARLGRYAVDTVEVSGPPDTIVIKGKASDMRGSGKTIRSGSWEDVPLSKIVADIAARNGWQPVCPVATKVARVDQLNESDFNFITRLAKQYDCTAKVADGKLLVMPRQGGQTASGKTFGAITLTRSDLSRWQFSLGDRNSHKAVSTKHQDKKNGKLAVVTINNDDAPDGLPAVHTDRHIYPNKSAAEAAAKARLTAFNRSTADVRLEMPGRTDIFAERPINAQGFKVGLDGEYLADSVEQVFTQSGWSTTVECNAGKKGKSKGKKKKETKPLKVVSIERL
- a CDS encoding tail protein X — its product is MATTCRTSDGDMLDVICHNVYGHLNGSTEAVLDANQGLADEPQPYRAGVVIVLPDLSTPTEEGISLWD